In Opitutaceae bacterium TAV5, one genomic interval encodes:
- a CDS encoding endonuclease: MKSFRLLQFNIQYGQMWRDTDPDNAPFDLDQTIREIRRLEPDIIHLQEVEQALPGGVQSEPPPNYTRLRAALAGYDSCFSYPRADKRELPFGIGLAIFSRTQLKDCFREDIPSPPVEFVFNHTPTTPTDRLLIGATTKIHGHTLSLLNTHLLAFFMLNTSSIEHPEQRRQIAMHLRAARGPMLLSGDFNVRRHESLLTEFGREGFATVQSKEITWRREPYVLDHIFYNNSLRCVAHQVLPTLASDHHMLVGDFVFA, encoded by the coding sequence ATGAAATCGTTTCGACTTTTGCAATTCAATATCCAATACGGGCAGATGTGGCGGGACACCGACCCGGACAATGCGCCGTTCGACCTGGACCAGACGATCCGTGAGATCCGTCGACTGGAGCCCGATATTATTCATTTGCAGGAGGTTGAGCAAGCTCTTCCGGGAGGGGTTCAGTCCGAGCCACCGCCCAACTACACCCGGCTGCGCGCCGCCCTGGCCGGTTACGACAGTTGCTTCTCCTACCCGCGCGCCGACAAGCGCGAATTGCCGTTCGGCATCGGTCTGGCGATTTTTTCCCGTACGCAGCTCAAGGATTGTTTTCGCGAAGACATCCCGTCGCCGCCGGTCGAGTTTGTGTTCAACCACACGCCGACCACGCCGACCGACCGGCTGCTGATCGGCGCGACGACAAAAATCCACGGCCACACGCTGTCGCTGCTCAACACGCACCTGCTCGCGTTTTTCATGCTCAACACCTCCAGCATCGAACACCCGGAACAGCGCCGGCAGATCGCCATGCATCTGCGCGCCGCCCGCGGGCCGATGCTCCTGAGCGGGGATTTTAATGTGCGCCGCCACGAATCGTTGCTGACGGAATTTGGCCGGGAAGGTTTTGCCACCGTGCAGAGCAAGGAGATCACCTGGAGGCGGGAGCCTTACGTTCTCGATCACATTTTCTACAACAACTCGCTGCGCTGCGTGGCTCACCAGGTGCTGCCGACTCTGGCGAGCGATCACCACATGCTCGTCGGGGATTTTGTGTTCGCGTGA